A region of the Drosophila ananassae strain 14024-0371.13 chromosome XL, ASM1763931v2, whole genome shotgun sequence genome:
TCGAGCAGCAGGGCCACCACTTGCGTCGCGGATCTGGGGCCACTATCATCGAGCTGCGGACCGGAGGCCACCGCAAGTGAAGGCCTCGGTCGAGAGCCTCCCCCGAGTATCCCCCACACCTAACCGGAGTATAAAATCTGCTAACAAGTGCTCGGCCCAGGGGCTTCAGTTTCATTTGTCAAGCagcaaataaaaatgaaaggCCAATTGAACTAAACAACGGAAATCCTTGGAGAGTCCTCGGAGAATCGTCCTTGGAGAACGTGAGAGCGAATGTTGCGCGAAGTGGGATGCGCAGTCCCGCTGTCCTGCCACGCCTTTTCCAATCGTAATTCGATAATACCAAGTAATGCCTACGTCTAATTGCAGTATCTatatcatttttgttttttttttttactactAATATTGACTTTTTGTTGTATAGATGTATCGTTACAGGATAAACTAACTAATATAACTAATATAACTCGATAATACTTGCACACGTTTgattaataaacaaattgcaattaaaatattaaataaagtgCCAAAATAAAGACGAGGCCTCGCCACCAGTTCTCCTGGGCAATGCGGGTTTTCCCCCACTACGTAAGCCGTTGCGTGTTACGTAAGCAAGTCATTCCATTTGGCCATTTTTTCCAGTTCATTAACTTGCTTCGCTCCTGTGATTTCCGTCGCTgcttttcaaatatttgcatGTTGCTACACTCTGCAACTGCGTCTCTTCCACCCGGGTGTTCATCACACAattattcaaataataatGGCTCGATAAAGATCTTTGTACATTGTAGCGGTCAGGTGGCAACTAAGTCTGCGATTTACGATTACGACCAACCTGGGTCAGGTTGTCCCATAAAGATTAATTCAAACGTCGTTCATACCAAGCCCGGTTACGGGTATCATTGGCTTCGAGGGCCAATGGTCGCTCGTTCGACTTGCAATCCCTCCCTTTTGATTTCCTTTCCTAGCTCCTTTAATCCTGCTCTCTGGGCAGCCGTTCCATATGCTCCGTAGAGTTCTGCAGGCTGAAGATCGAATATCGTAAGTTTGTAAGATGATCTCTCAGCCTGATCTTGTCTGGAAATCATTTAGCACCAGTTCTACCAAAGGGTAGAATCGAGGCTGACAAGGTAATAAAAACCGGCCACGACCATTAAACGATTTCTCGCGGATCACCGCCGGATCTATTTGAACATCCGGGGTTAGGTGGCTCGGTTAGACTTTGCTTTGGCGCGGCCAGATGGGTATGGCCAGTTGTGCGGCATCTGTCGCGGAGCTTAGTGGTGATGTCGTCCGGATCCATGTTGCTCCAAGTCCTTCTAATAGTTCAGATAGTCGCTGCGTTCGGCGAAAGGGAGTCCCTGCTACTAGACCTGGTAGACGGGGTTGTCCAGGAAGGAAACAGTGGAAACGCCACTCTTACCACGTGCGAAAAGGAACTGCTGCGCCTCCACGATGGCCTGGAGAAGGAGGCGCCATGGGCAGTAAAGGGTAAGTTTGTGAGATGTGCCAGAGAATATAACCTGATAACTCTGATTCCCGTCAGCGCGGGACGCCTCCGGCGAGGGCTTCGGTGACTTCATGATGGGCCACAGCATGTGGCTAGGCAGCCCGTCCACCTGCCGGGCGGCCAGTGAGCCGGTGCTCCTCGACTATACCGAGCGGGACGCCCGCCTGCTGCGCACCATAGCACCCTTTCCCCTAGACTACCTAGTGGCTTACGTTTGGCCCCACTCCTCCTGGCACCTAAAGCATGTCATCAAGGAGGAATCCCTGCTGCACATCGGCCTGTGCTTGCCCCGGAGCTGCGACTCTCCCGAGATAGAGCATCTGTTGCATGGAATCCTGGCCGCGGGCAAGGGCCGCTCCTTCCGGCGATGGAAGATGCGGCCAAGCTTGGCCGAGGTGAAAAGGCCGGGTCTGAGGGCGGACTTCTTTGCCAGCCGGACGGTCCAGCTGTTTTTGGTGCTGTCCGGGGGCCAGATGCTGCTCTGCCTACTTTCCAGCGCTGGCTTGGCCCAGTACTCGAAGATCTTAGCCTGCTTTGACCTAAGGAGCAACTGGCAGCGCGCCTGGCAGGTCAGCGCAGAGGAGAACAGCTGCATAAACGGTCTCCGCGTGGTCACCGCCTTCGCCCTGCTGGGAGTCCATGTGGTCTGGTACAAGGTATTCGCCGGGGACCCCTCGTTGAAGCTCCTAGAAACCGTGACAGCGATGACGATGCGGCACACCTACTGGCCTAGCACGGTGGAGGTCTTTTTCGTGATCAGCGGCTTCTTGACGGTGTCCAACTTTTTGCGCGATGAGCAGCTTCAACAGGACATCGCCAGCGACGGTTTATCTGGCAGAAACGTGCGTCGCTTTCTGGGCCAGGTCTTTCGGCGTTTCCTGCGCCTAGCGCCTCTCCAATTCATGGTCATGCTTCTGGGGTCCGTGGGATCCCAGTACCAACGGCAAGTCTCTCTGCTATACGTGACTGTTCCACATGACGAGATCTGCCACCGGCACTGGTGGCGCAACCTGCTTTTCGTGCAGAACCTATTTCCCGTGGTGGAGCTGTGCGGCTCCTGGACCTGGTACCTGGCCTGCGACATGCAGCTCTATATGCTAGCGCTTCTTCTGCTCTTTCTGCACACCCGGCACCCCCGGGTCGTCAGGTGGCTGGCCGGTCTACTCCTGGCCACTAGCATCCTCTACTCGTCGGTGATGATGGAGCTGCTGCAGGTGAAGCCAAACTTTGAGGAGTTCTACCAGGCAGGCGAGTGGTTTTACGTGAGTCCCGTCATCCGCTTACTAGCCTACATCGTGGGCGGGGCCTACGGGTATTCCCACGCTCGTGGCTGGGAACCGCCCTCTGCCCTGCTCCTGCCAAATTGGTGGTCCAAGCTGGCTCTTAGCCTGATCCtgggctggctgctgcagaaGGTTCTAGCGGAGCAGCTGCCGGCGGCTAGCGTCCTCGGCGCCATTATGGCCGTTTTACGGCTTCTGGTGGCTACCTGGGCCGGCCACCTAATCCTGAGTGGCGATGGCCGGGATGCTTGGGCGCCCAATCGCTGGCTCCTGACCCTTTTGCATTCCGATCAGCTGCAGCGGATGAGCAGGTTCACTTAC
Encoded here:
- the LOC6503848 gene encoding O-acyltransferase like protein yields the protein MSSGSMLLQVLLIVQIVAAFGERESLLLDLVDGVVQEGNSGNATLTTCEKELLRLHDGLEKEAPWAVKARDASGEGFGDFMMGHSMWLGSPSTCRAASEPVLLDYTERDARLLRTIAPFPLDYLVAYVWPHSSWHLKHVIKEESLLHIGLCLPRSCDSPEIEHLLHGILAAGKGRSFRRWKMRPSLAEVKRPGLRADFFASRTVQLFLVLSGGQMLLCLLSSAGLAQYSKILACFDLRSNWQRAWQVSAEENSCINGLRVVTAFALLGVHVVWYKVFAGDPSLKLLETVTAMTMRHTYWPSTVEVFFVISGFLTVSNFLRDEQLQQDIASDGLSGRNVRRFLGQVFRRFLRLAPLQFMVMLLGSVGSQYQRQVSLLYVTVPHDEICHRHWWRNLLFVQNLFPVVELCGSWTWYLACDMQLYMLALLLLFLHTRHPRVVRWLAGLLLATSILYSSVMMELLQVKPNFEEFYQAGEWFYVSPVIRLLAYIVGGAYGYSHARGWEPPSALLLPNWWSKLALSLILGWLLQKVLAEQLPAASVLGAIMAVLRLLVATWAGHLILSGDGRDAWAPNRWLLTLLHSDQLQRMSRFTYAIYLLNPIIIIWFYHSFTSAINADKTLLMLLTVGHSGICYFLAIVATLLIELPFNRLSSLLTSSRSPRKKTP